GCCGGCGCCGCCGTTGACCGTCGGCCACCCGTCGACCCAGTCGATCGCGTCGAGGAGCGCCGGGCGCTTGGTGAAGCCCGGCTGGAACGCGAAGAACGGGTCCCGCTGGTCGACGGCGTGATAGATCGTCCACCAGTCTCCGTTGGCGTCCTGGAAGACGGTGTTGTGACCCGTTCCGACCCACCGGTTGCCGTTCATCGTGAGGAAGGGCGTTCCGCCGGTGTTCTCGGCGGTGAGCGACACGCCTTCGCGGTCGTAGAAGGGTCCGAGGGGACTCGTGGACCGTCCGACGAAGACGCTGTACCCGGTCAGCGCGCCGTTGCAGCAGTTGGTGGCCGAGACGAAGAGGTAGTAGTAGCCGTCCTTGTAGACGACGTTGGCGCCCTCGTACTTGTTGTCGATCGCCACCTGGGTCGCCGATCCGGTGGCCGCGGTCGCGCCGGTCTCGGTCAGCTGCAGCGTCGTGCCATAGATCCCGCCGTAGTAGCTGCCGTAGTAGATGATGCTCGAGTCGGTGATCGTGTCACCGAGCACGTCCGGATCGTAGGTCCAGAGGAAGTTGCATCCGGCCCCGTTCTGCCGGGGGCCCACGACGGGCGTGTCCGAGAACGTCCAAGGGCCGGTCGGGTCGGGGGCGGTCGCGACGCCGATCGCGTTGTCGCTGTCGCACCCTTCCACTCCGCTCACGGAGCTCGCGGTGTTCGTCACGACGACGAACATGTAGTACTGGTCGAAGGTGCTCGAGTACACGACATCGGGCGCCCACAGGGCCGCGGTGGGATCGGCCCAGCTCGGCAGCATCGAGAACGCGTCGCCGACGTACGTCCAGTCCACGAGATTCTCGGAGGTCATGGTGGGAACCCGGTGGAAGACCGGGTCGCCGTTCGCATCGACGTCCTCGTCGTTGAGGGGATCCGTCGTGCAGTACAGGTACCAGGTCGTGTCGCCCGGACGCTGCCCGCGCAGCACGTTCGGGTCGGCGCAGCTCTCGACCACGCCGTCACCGGGGATGACCGGCTGCAGCGGGTTGGTGTAGCTGCCTGGGTTGGAGCCATGCCCCGACGAGCCGGTTGTGTGGGCTGTCGGCTGCGCTGCCGTGGCGAGCCCCGCGGGACCCGCGATCGCGAACGCCGACGCGATGACCGCGGCGAGTAGACGGATGCTGGACGACTTCTTCATCGACGCTCCTCGAACGAGAAGAGACCCTCGCACCCACGGCATGCGCGTCAGAAGGCACCGGGCCCCTCGCTCCGCACGCTAGTCCTCGGCCGCTCGGTGCCGGCCCCCCATTGCGCGCGCCTCCGAAAGGCAGTACATTCCCGCGCCGAGTCCCCCTGTGCTCGACGAGACCGACCGCGCCGACGTTCCGACGTCCCGCGGACCGGCGCTGGATGCGAAGCGCGAGTGCGCGATCCGAATGTGTGTTGCGGCGAGAGAACCGTGGGAAGGCGTCGTCGGATCGCGGAAGATAGGGTTCAGGGGACCGGCTGGCGCGACGGAGGAGATGCGTGGATGTGGGCGAAGCCGATGCGCTTCCGGTAGGTGTGGTCCGCGTCGATCGGCACGGGACCGTCGCCGACGCCAACCCCTGGTTCGCCGGGTGGGTCGGCCGCGATCGCGACGACCTCATCGGGCATTCGATCGACGAGTTCCTCGTGCATCCACCGGAGGACCTGCTCCCCAGCGGTGCCGGGCCGGGGCCGTGGGTGATGCTCCACACTGCGCGGCCGGGACGTGCCGTCATGGTCACGCGTCAGCGGTACGGGGCGGAGGACGTGCTCATCGTCTCCGAGGCATCCGAGAGATTCCAGGCGCTCACCGACCTTCGCCAGCGGTACGCGCTCGCAGACCGCACCCGGACACGCCTCCAGCTTCTTCTG
This genomic interval from Microbacterium sp. 4R-513 contains the following:
- a CDS encoding family 43 glycosylhydrolase — protein: MKKSSSIRLLAAVIASAFAIAGPAGLATAAQPTAHTTGSSGHGSNPGSYTNPLQPVIPGDGVVESCADPNVLRGQRPGDTTWYLYCTTDPLNDEDVDANGDPVFHRVPTMTSENLVDWTYVGDAFSMLPSWADPTAALWAPDVVYSSTFDQYYMFVVVTNTASSVSGVEGCDSDNAIGVATAPDPTGPWTFSDTPVVGPRQNGAGCNFLWTYDPDVLGDTITDSSIIYYGSYYGGIYGTTLQLTETGATAATGSATQVAIDNKYEGANVVYKDGYYYLFVSATNCCNGALTGYSVFVGRSTSPLGPFYDREGVSLTAENTGGTPFLTMNGNRWVGTGHNTVFQDANGDWWTIYHAVDQRDPFFAFQPGFTKRPALLDAIDWVDGWPTVNGGAGASVDKQPAPAGQAGEQTRHRYRPAAVQEPKRLLPQYSDEFDGTALDPAWSWQRDDIAPTATVANGVLSIPIQAGDLYVDADSAAVLLRDAPKADYVIEAKVRMDLPSGCCFNYAQVGILAYASDDDYVKLTETSIWNTRQTEFAKEISQAPEGWARYGNTVVGPPGDDWTYLRIVVQKLTGAASQEAGGDTQSFTAYTSRDGQTWVKGGTWTHSLGDDVKIALVAYGLQDPNQHYTAQFDYVRVSTVKESPRG